The Papio anubis isolate 15944 chromosome 5, Panubis1.0, whole genome shotgun sequence genome has a segment encoding these proteins:
- the CDH6 gene encoding cadherin-6 codes for MRTYRYFLLLFWVGQPYPTLSTPLSKRTSGFPAKKRALELSGNSKNELNRSKRSWMWNQFFLLEEYTGSDYQYVGKLHSDQDRGDGSLKYILSGDGAGDLFIINENTGDIQATKRLDREEKPVYILRAQAINRRTGRPVEPESEFIIKIHDINDNEPIFTKEVYTATVPEMSDVGTFVVQVTATDADDPTYGNSAKVVYSILQGQPYFSVESETGIIKTALLNMDRENREQYQVVIQAKDMGGQMGGLSGTTTVNITLTDVNDNPPRFPQSTYQFKTPESSPPGTPIGRIKASDADVGENAEIEYSITDGEGLDMFDVITDQETQEGIITIKKLLDFEKKKVYTLKVEASNPHVEPRFLYLGPFKDSATVRIVVEDVDEPPVFSKLAYILQIREDAQINTTIGSVTAQDPDAARNPVKYSVDRHTDMDRIFNIDSGNGSIFTSKLLDRETLLWHNITVIATEINNPKQSSRVPLYIKVLDVNDNAPEFAEFYETFVCEKAKADQLIQTLHAVDKDDPYSGHQFSFSLAPEAASGSNFTIQDNKDNTAGILTRKNGYNRHEMSTYLLPVVISDNDYPVQSSTGTVTVRVCACDHHGNMQSCHAEALIHPTGLSTGALVAILLCIVILLVTVVLFAALRRQRKKEPLIISKEDIRDNIVSYNDEGGGEEDTQAFDIGTLRNPEAIEDNKLRRDIVPEALFLPRRTPTARDNTDVRDFINQRLKENDTDPTAPPYDSLATYAYEGTGSVADSLSSLESVTTDGDQDYDYLSDWGPRFKKLADMYGGVDSDKDS; via the exons TTACATTCAGACCAGGATAGAGGAGATGGATCACTTAAATATATCCTTTCAGGAGATGGAGCAGGAGATCTCTTCATTATTAATGAAAACACAGGCGACATACAGGCCACCAAGAGGCTGGACAGGGAAGAAAAACCTGTTTACATCCTTCGAGCTCAAGCTATAAACAGAAGGACAGGGAGACCCGTGGAGCCCGAGTCTGAATTCATCATCAAGATCCATGACATCAACGACAATGAACCAATATTCACCAAGGAGGTTTACACAGCCACTGTCCCCGAAATGTCTGATGTCG GTACATTTGTTGTCCAAGTCACTGCAACAGACGCGGATGATCCAACATATGGGAACAGTGCTAAAGTTGTCTACAGTATTCTACAGGGACAGCCCTATTTTTCAGTTGAATCAGAAACAG GTATCATCAAGACAGCTTTGCTCAACATGGATCGAGAAAACAGGGAGCAGTACCAAGTGGTGATTCAAGCCAAGGATATGGGCGGCCAGATGGGAGGATTATCTGGGACCACCACCGTGAACATCACACTGACTGATGTCAACGACAACCCTCCCCGATTCCCCCAGA GTACATACCAGTTTAAAACTCCTGAATCTTCTCCACCGGGTACACCAATTGGCAGAATCAAAGCCAGCGACGCTGATGTGGGAGAAAATGCTGAAATTGAGTACAGCATCACAGACGGTGAGGGGCTGGATATGTTTGATGTCATCACTGACCAGGAAACCCAGGAAGGGATTATAACTATCAAAAAG cTCTTGGactttgaaaagaagaaagtgtaTACCCTTAAAGTGGAAGCCTCCAATCCTCATGTTGAGCCACGATTTCTCTACTTGGGGCCTTTCAAAGATTCAGCCACAGTTAGAATTGTGGTGGAGGATGTAGATGAGCCTCCTGTCTTCAGCAAGCTGGCCTACATCCTACAAATAAGAGAAGATGCTCAGATAAACACCACAATAGGCTCCGTCACAGCCCAAGATCCAGATGCTGCCAGGAATCCTGTCAA GTACTCTGTAGATCGACACACAGATATGGACAGAATATTCAACATTGATTCTGGAAATGGTTCAATTTTTACATCGAAACTTCTTGACCGAGAAACACTGCTATGGCACAACATTACAGTGATAGCAACAGAAATCA ATAATCCAAAGCAAAGTAGTCGAGTACCTCTATATATTAAAGTTCTAGATGTCAATGACAACGCCCCAGAATTTGCTGAGTTCTATGAAACTTTTGTCTGTGAAAAAGCAAAGGCAGATCAG TTAATTCAGACCCTGCATGCTGTTGACAAGGACGACCCTTATAGTGGGCaccaattttcattttctttggcccCTGAAGCAGCCAGTGGCTCAAACTTTACCATTCAAGACAACAAAG ACAACACGGCGGGAATCTTAACTCGGAAAAATGGCTATAATAGACACGAGATGAGCACCTATCTCTTGCCTGTGGTCATTTCAGACAACGACTACCCAGTTCAAAGCAGCACTGGGACAGTGACTGTCCGGGTCTGTGCATGTGACCACCACGGGAACATGCAGTCCTGCCATGCGGAGGCGCTCATCCACCCCACGGGACTGAGCACGGGGGCTCTGGTTGCCATCCTTCTGTGCATCGTGATCCTACTAG TGACAGTGGTGCTGTTTGCAGCTCTGAGGCGGCAGCGAAAAAAAGAGCCTTTGATCATTTCCAAAGAGGACATCAGAGATAACATTGTCAGTTACAACGACGAAGGTGGTGGAGAGGAGGACACCCAGGCTTTTGATATCGGCACCCTGAGGAATCCTGAAGCCATAGAGGACAACAAATTACGAAGGGACATTGTGCCTGAAGCCCTTTTTCTACCCCGACGGACTCCAACAGCTCGCGACAACACCGATGTCAGAGATTTCATTAACCAAAGGTTAAAGGAAAATGACACGGATCCCACTGCCCCGCCATACGACTCCTTGGCCACTTACGCCTATGAAGGCACTGGCTCCGTGGCAGATTCCCTGAGCTCGCTGGAGTCAGTGACCACGGATGGAGATCAAGACTATGATTACCTTAGTGACTGGGGACCTCGATTCAAAAAGCTTGCAGATATGTATGGAGGAGTGGACAGTGACAAAGACTCCTAA